From Chaetodon auriga isolate fChaAug3 chromosome 10, fChaAug3.hap1, whole genome shotgun sequence, a single genomic window includes:
- the tns2a gene encoding tensin-2 isoform X3 — translation MGCVLSSDWCGEEEVQPVPVVRNSSLKRRSLERSESGRMRLTKGGKGEPHVFKEKTFKKKRQCSVCRQNVDNVGSFCRVCKTATHRKCEAKVTSACIPAPSNDLGSTKSLTYTKQRNTLPRSFSVDRVMERVMERHYDFDLTYITERIISVFFPPKLEEQRYRLNLKEVAAMLKSKHQDKFLLLNLSERRHDISRLNPKVHDFGWPDLHAPPLDKICAICKAMEMWLTSDPHHVVVLHCKGNKGKTGVIIAAYMHYSKISAGADQALSTLAMRKFCEDKVSSSLQPSQNRYIYYFGGLLSGAIKMNSSPLFLHQVLIPSLPNFQGEGGYYPFLKIYQSMQLVYTSGIYDLQGTGGRRLCVTIEPALLLKGDIMVKCYHRRAQSADRDTVFRLQFHTCTIHGSQLWFGKGELDEACTDERFPSDATVEFVFSSGPEKIKGREYHKNDPAVTVDYNTADPVVRWDSYENFNQRYQDSLEDIAHTRGPLDGSLYAQIKKRRGPSSGSLTSTNGSSPAAGLIEDRPDHLITHGSDSALSAHSIHLNQSSVHPDRQEEPIRLPPPTRQEREELERLLGGIEGNRDGERETAILDDGDSLPSGTLRLNRSCSCRDGYRSQRCAEPGCDRTLLMPNGYCLDRAPGTNGHHGATPSASPSPAAPPSHMDLCQHYSPHPHQSLPPPDLVWDRQSGPPHYLRRSCSEAPSSRHICPYPSPDLTPHSHNHPHHHPLSAPGRLYCREDDYGPYHHPPPPHSHHHPHSHHPKPSTSPTYHDIMLMDGLPAPGCPCRDCSIRREDSAAYHSLRLDRNDSFHWDRETELQQREMGLRRAREAELPRGSELHWERDPGLRRGRELSLHWERDREAELQWERDREAEYWHRRATVASYGPQSHDLPAFTFDPLPSGHPAYPEASRSHAHSHLDLKYSSSSSGYQTPRQVCPCSPYQPSPSESRGYASGYQSESTSPLPPASSMTGPCNHSNGPAEHNHNHHHPHPDSQQSYSSDSHTDGLRSSGESVGWRDHIAHGSFKRVHRDGHAACSTPSDMSGPPTPVHTSSPLRTQESPSPGGREYEIRTTDIISSDYEAPQPQGGHCRADMIIQESPENQRSSTEPSSLPQAVKDTQSHTTAPIQREPHNHCTAPTDPPPTTPQQQHCSPDTPPASTTQNTSSFDSATPTTSNQALCQAPSSPIHASPAPDIHSHPGPLSLQSPHPSEAAALPSTVVQAASQPQSQTHTQGSGLTRPTPAQVITSSPTRESHPETPKPVTPTLNATSPPASPTPASPSSPQHISSSMEGSPVSDAPVPGFATLGRRLMLSGSDPHHPNHIQQHGPQHNHPGMEHSAAGHNPALDTNKRPCYSAHTPQLHPSSYSNYSTISIPLPHPQPPLPEKRHPPTQSCSPSDGMGALRPAMGQVPPSTTSASQHQHHVTFSPTVGEIAPPAGQNDVESSVEAENANRVSVKFVQDSSRFWYKPGISREQAIAALKEREPGTFLIRDSNSFQGAYGLALKVATPPPNVNNHNSKVSDPLEQLVRHFLIETGPRGVKIKGCQNEPYFGSLSALVYQHSITPISLPCALKIPEKDLIGEMPEAQPVSNISTAADLLKQGAACNVLYLNSVETESLTGPQAIAKATDASLGRNPRPTATVVQFKVTSQGITLTDSQRRVFFRRHYPVNSVTFSSIDPKDRRWTNSDNTTVKVFGFVAKKPGSLAENVCHLFAELDPEQPASAIVNFINKVMLSPRR, via the exons gtgaCCTCTGCATGCATCCCAGCTCCCTCCAATGATCTG GGGTCCACCAAGTCTCTGACCTATACTAAACAGAGAAACACCCTGCCAAG GAGCTTCAGTGTGGACCGCGTGATGGAGAGAGTGATGGAGCGCCACTACGACTTCGATCTGACCTACATCACCGAGAGGATCATCTCTGTCTTCTTCCCCCcgaagctggaggagcagagataCCGTCTCAACCTGAAGGAAGTGGCTGCCATGCTGAAGTCCAAACACCAGGACAAGTTTCTG ctCCTGAACCTTTCGGAGAGGCGCCATGACATCTCCCGACTAAATCCAAAG GTTCATGACTTTGGCTGGCCGGACCTCCACGCCCCACCTCTGGATAAGATCTGTGCCATATGTAAGGCCATGGAGATgtggctgacctctgaccctcacCATGTGGTGGTCCTACACTGCAAG GGCAACAAAGGTAAAACAGGCGTGATCATTGCAGCCTACATGCACTACAGCAAGATCTCTgcagg GGCGGACCAGGCTCTCAGTACTCTGGCCATGAGGAAGTTCTGTGAAGATAAGGTGTCCTCTTCCCTCCAGCCGTCCCAAAACAG gtATATCTATTACTTTGGGGGCCTTCTGTCCGGGGCGATCAAGATGAACAGCagccctctcttcctccaccaaGTTCTCATTCCGTCTCTCCCCAACTTCCAGGGCGAAGGAG GTTACTACCCCTTCTTGAAGATCTACCAGTCCATGCAGTTGGTCTACACTTCAGGCATATA tgacCTTCAAGGCACTGGAGGCCGGCGTCTGTGTGTGACCATCGAACCGGCGCTGCTGCTGAAGGGTGACATCATG gTCAAGTGCTACCACAGGAGAGCCCAgagtgcagacagagacactgtgtTCAGGCTGCAGTTCCACACCTGCACCATCCATGGATCCCAGCTCTGGTTTGGCAAAGGGGAGTTGGATGAAGCTTGTACAG ATGAGCGTTTTCCTTCTGATGCGACAGTTGAGTTTGTCTTCTCCTCTGGCCCTGAGAAAATCAAAG GCCGTGAGTACCACAAAAATGACCCGGCTGTCACTGTCGACTACAACACTGCTGACCCAGTGGTTCGCTGGGATTCCTATGAGAACTTTAACCAGCGATACCAGGACAGCCTGGAGG ATATTGCCCACACCAGAGGTCCCCTAGATGGCAGTCTCTACGCTCAGATAAAGAAACGCAGAGGTCCCAGCTCTGGTTCTCTCACCTCGACCAATGGCAGCAGCCCAGCAGCAGGCCTCATAGAAGATAGGCCAGATCATCTCATCACTCACGGCTCTGactctgccctctctgcccATTCTATCCATTTAAACCAATCATCTGTTCACCCTGACCGCCAGGAGGAACCCATTCGCCTGCCACCCCCAACtagacaagagagagaggagcttgaACGTCTTCTTGGAGGCATAGAGGGAAACCGAGATGGAGAGCGAGAAACTGCTATCTTGGATGATGGCGATTCCCTGCCCTCTGGGACGCTGAGGCTCAATCGTTCCTGTTCCTGCCGTGATGGTTACCGGTCCCAGCGCTGTGCCGAGCCTGGCTGTGACCGCACACTCCTCATGCCTAATGGTTACTGCCTCGATAGGGCTCCTGGCACCAACGGGCACCACGGGGCAACCCCTTCTGCCAGCCCCAgcccagctgctcctccatcacACATGGATCTGTGTCAGCACTACAGCCCCCACCCTCACCAGTCCCTTCCACCTCCAGACCTGGTGTGGGACCGCCAGAGTGGCCCACCGCACTACCTACGCCGCTCCTGCTCGGAGGCTCCCTCATCTCGACATATCTGTCCATACCCATCACCAGACCTTACCCCTCACTCTCACAACCACCCGCATCACCACCCTCTGTCTGCTCCGGGTCGCCTCTACTGTCGAGAAGATGACTACGGTCCCTAccaccaccctcctccacctcacagCCACCACCATCCCCACTCACACCACCCCAAACCCTCCACCAGCCCTACTTACCATGATATAATGCTAATGGATGGTCTGCCAGCTCCTGGTTGCCCTTGCAGAGACTGCAGCATCAGGAGAGAAGACTCTGCAGCTTATCACAGCCTGAGGCTGGACCGAAATGACAGCTTTCACtgggacagagagacggagctTCAGCAGAGGGAAATGGGGCTTAGGAGAGCCAGGGAGGCAGAGTTACCCAGAGGGTCAGAGCTCCACTGGGAAAGAGATCCTGGCCTGAGACGAGGCAGAGAGTTGTCTCTCCactgggagagagacagggaggctgagctgcagtgggagagggacagagaggctgaataTTGGCACAGGAGGGCCACTGTAGCCTCCTATGGCCCACAGAGTCATGATCTTCCAGCCTTCACATTTGACCCCTTGCCATCAGGTCACCCTGCTTACCCGGAGGCATCGAGGTCCCACGCTCATTCCCACCTGGACCTgaagtacagcagcagcagcagcggttaCCAAACGCCCCGCCAAGTGTGCCCCTGCTCACCTTACCAGCCCTCACCATCTGAAAGCAGGGGCTATGCCTCAGGCTACCAGTCCGAGTCCACGTCACCActgcctccagcttcctccatGACTGGACCCTGTAACCATAGCAACGGCCCAGCAGAGCATAACCATAACCACCACCATCCCCATCCAGACTCACAGCAGTCATACAgctctgactcacacactg ATGGCCTACGGAGCTCTGGTGAAAGTGTGGGCTGGAGGGATCACATTGCCCATGGTTCCTTCAAGAGGGTCCACAGAGATGGCCACGCTGCATGCTCCACACCGTCTGACATGTCTGGACCACCCACTCCTGTCCACACTAGCAGCCCTCTACGTACGCAGGAAAG CCCCAGTCCAGGAGGGAGAGAGTATGAGATCCGGACCACAGACATCATCAGCAGTGACTACGAGGCCCCCCAGCCCCAGGGAGGACACTGTCGTGCTGATATGATCATCCAGGAATCCCCGGAAAACCAAAGAAGCAGCACAGAGCCATCATCCCTGCCACAGGCTGtcaaagacacacagtcacacacaactGCACCTATACAAAGAGAACCCCACAACCACTGCACTGCACCAACAGACCCACCCCCCACCACTCCCCAACAGCAGCACTGTAGCCCAGACACACCACCAGCCTCGACAACGCAGAACACCTCATCTTTTGACTCTGCAACACCAACCACATCAAACCAGGCACTCTGCCAGGCCCCTTCATCCCCTATTCATGCTTCACCTGCACCAGATATACACTCCCACCCtggccccctctctctccagagcCCCCATCcttcagaggctgctgctctgccttCCACTGTGGTTCAGGCAGCATCCCAGCCTCAGAGCCAGACTCACACCCAAGGCTCTGGATTGACAAGACCGACCCCAGCACAGGTCATCACATCTTCTCCAACCAGGGAATCTCACCCAGAAACCCCAAAGCCTGTCACCCCTACCCTGAACGCTACGTCTCCCCCTGCATCTCCAACCCCAGCTTCGCCATCGTCCCCTCAGCACATCTCCAGTAGTATGGAGGGTTCCCCAGTCTCAGATGCCCCAGTTCCTGGCTTTGCCACTTTGGGTAGGAGGTTGATGTTGAGTGGGTCTGACCCCCACCATCCGAACCACATCCAGCAACATGGACCCCAACACAACCACCCAGGCATGgagcacagtgctgctggacacaATCCTGCTCTGGACACTAACAAGAGGCCCTGCTACTCTGCTCACactcctcagctccacccatcCTCCTACTCCAACTATTCCACCATCTCCATCCCCCTTCCTCACCCCCAGCCGCCTCTGCCAGAGAAGCGCCACCCACCCACCCAGTCATGTTCACCCAGTGATGGGATGGGAGCTCTGAGGCCAGCGATGGGCCAAgttcctccctccaccaccagtGCCAGCCAGCATCAGCACCATGTCACGTTCTCTCCCACTGTGGGGGAAATTGCACCCCCTGCAGGCCAAAATGATGTAGAGTCGTCTGTTGAGGCTGAGAATGCGAATAGGGTCAGTGTTAAGTTTGTTCAGGACAGCTCAAGGTTCTGGTACAAGCCTGGCATCTCCAGAGAGCAAG CAATCGCAGCTCTGAAGGAGAGAGAGCCAGGAACCTTCCTGATTAGGGACAGTAACTCTTTCCAGGGGGCCTATGGCCTGGCCCTGAAGGTGGCTACACCTCCTCCCAATGtcaacaaccacaacagcaagg TGAGTGACCCTCTGGAACAGCTGGTCAGACACTTCCTGATAGAAACAGGCCCTCGAGGAGTCAAGATTAAAGGATGTCAGAATGAGCCCTACTTTG GGAGTCTCTCTGCATTAGTCTACCAACACTCTATCACACCCATCTCTTTGCCCTGCGCTCTGAAGATCCCAGAAAAAG ATCTGATTGGGGAGATGCCAGAGGCTCAACCAGTGAGTAACATCAGCACCGCTGCTGACCTGCTGAAACAAGGAGCAG cCTGTAACGTCCTCTACCTGAACTCTGTGGAAACAGAGTCTCTGACCGGCCCCCAGGCCATTGCCAAGGCAACAGATGCTTCCCTGGGTCGCAACCCGCGTCCCACTGCTACTGTAGTCCAGTTCAAGGTGACATCGCAGGGCATCACACTGACCGACAGCCAGCGCAG GGTTTTCTTTAGGAGACATTACCCGGTGAACAGCGTAACTTTCAGCAGCATCGACCCAAAGGACAGGAG GTGGACTAACTCAGACAACACCACTGTTAA GGTGTTTGGTTTCGTAGCCAAGAAGCCGGGCAGCTTGGCGGAGAACGTTTGCCACCTGTTTGCCGAGCTGGACCCCGAACAACCTGCCTCTGCCATCGTCAACTTTATCAACAAGGTCATGTTGTCGCCGCGCCGATAG
- the tns2a gene encoding tensin-2 isoform X1 translates to MGCVLSSDWCGEEEVQPVPVVRNSSLKRRSLERSESGRMRLTKGGKGEPHVFKEKTFKKKRQCSVCRQNVDNVGSFCRVCKTATHRKCEAKVTSACIPAPSNDLRRGTAPSRHTQHLGSTKSLTYTKQRNTLPRSFSVDRVMERVMERHYDFDLTYITERIISVFFPPKLEEQRYRLNLKEVAAMLKSKHQDKFLLLNLSERRHDISRLNPKVHDFGWPDLHAPPLDKICAICKAMEMWLTSDPHHVVVLHCKGNKGKTGVIIAAYMHYSKISAGADQALSTLAMRKFCEDKVSSSLQPSQNRYIYYFGGLLSGAIKMNSSPLFLHQVLIPSLPNFQGEGGYYPFLKIYQSMQLVYTSGIYDLQGTGGRRLCVTIEPALLLKGDIMVKCYHRRAQSADRDTVFRLQFHTCTIHGSQLWFGKGELDEACTDERFPSDATVEFVFSSGPEKIKGREYHKNDPAVTVDYNTADPVVRWDSYENFNQRYQDSLEDIAHTRGPLDGSLYAQIKKRRGPSSGSLTSTNGSSPAAGLIEDRPDHLITHGSDSALSAHSIHLNQSSVHPDRQEEPIRLPPPTRQEREELERLLGGIEGNRDGERETAILDDGDSLPSGTLRLNRSCSCRDGYRSQRCAEPGCDRTLLMPNGYCLDRAPGTNGHHGATPSASPSPAAPPSHMDLCQHYSPHPHQSLPPPDLVWDRQSGPPHYLRRSCSEAPSSRHICPYPSPDLTPHSHNHPHHHPLSAPGRLYCREDDYGPYHHPPPPHSHHHPHSHHPKPSTSPTYHDIMLMDGLPAPGCPCRDCSIRREDSAAYHSLRLDRNDSFHWDRETELQQREMGLRRAREAELPRGSELHWERDPGLRRGRELSLHWERDREAELQWERDREAEYWHRRATVASYGPQSHDLPAFTFDPLPSGHPAYPEASRSHAHSHLDLKYSSSSSGYQTPRQVCPCSPYQPSPSESRGYASGYQSESTSPLPPASSMTGPCNHSNGPAEHNHNHHHPHPDSQQSYSSDSHTDGLRSSGESVGWRDHIAHGSFKRVHRDGHAACSTPSDMSGPPTPVHTSSPLRTQESPSPGGREYEIRTTDIISSDYEAPQPQGGHCRADMIIQESPENQRSSTEPSSLPQAVKDTQSHTTAPIQREPHNHCTAPTDPPPTTPQQQHCSPDTPPASTTQNTSSFDSATPTTSNQALCQAPSSPIHASPAPDIHSHPGPLSLQSPHPSEAAALPSTVVQAASQPQSQTHTQGSGLTRPTPAQVITSSPTRESHPETPKPVTPTLNATSPPASPTPASPSSPQHISSSMEGSPVSDAPVPGFATLGRRLMLSGSDPHHPNHIQQHGPQHNHPGMEHSAAGHNPALDTNKRPCYSAHTPQLHPSSYSNYSTISIPLPHPQPPLPEKRHPPTQSCSPSDGMGALRPAMGQVPPSTTSASQHQHHVTFSPTVGEIAPPAGQNDVESSVEAENANRVSVKFVQDSSRFWYKPGISREQAIAALKEREPGTFLIRDSNSFQGAYGLALKVATPPPNVNNHNSKVSDPLEQLVRHFLIETGPRGVKIKGCQNEPYFGSLSALVYQHSITPISLPCALKIPEKDLIGEMPEAQPVSNISTAADLLKQGAACNVLYLNSVETESLTGPQAIAKATDASLGRNPRPTATVVQFKVTSQGITLTDSQRRVFFRRHYPVNSVTFSSIDPKDRRWTNSDNTTVKVFGFVAKKPGSLAENVCHLFAELDPEQPASAIVNFINKVMLSPRR, encoded by the exons gtgaCCTCTGCATGCATCCCAGCTCCCTCCAATGATCTG CGTAGAGGGACCGCTCCTTCTCGACACACCCAGCACCTG GGGTCCACCAAGTCTCTGACCTATACTAAACAGAGAAACACCCTGCCAAG GAGCTTCAGTGTGGACCGCGTGATGGAGAGAGTGATGGAGCGCCACTACGACTTCGATCTGACCTACATCACCGAGAGGATCATCTCTGTCTTCTTCCCCCcgaagctggaggagcagagataCCGTCTCAACCTGAAGGAAGTGGCTGCCATGCTGAAGTCCAAACACCAGGACAAGTTTCTG ctCCTGAACCTTTCGGAGAGGCGCCATGACATCTCCCGACTAAATCCAAAG GTTCATGACTTTGGCTGGCCGGACCTCCACGCCCCACCTCTGGATAAGATCTGTGCCATATGTAAGGCCATGGAGATgtggctgacctctgaccctcacCATGTGGTGGTCCTACACTGCAAG GGCAACAAAGGTAAAACAGGCGTGATCATTGCAGCCTACATGCACTACAGCAAGATCTCTgcagg GGCGGACCAGGCTCTCAGTACTCTGGCCATGAGGAAGTTCTGTGAAGATAAGGTGTCCTCTTCCCTCCAGCCGTCCCAAAACAG gtATATCTATTACTTTGGGGGCCTTCTGTCCGGGGCGATCAAGATGAACAGCagccctctcttcctccaccaaGTTCTCATTCCGTCTCTCCCCAACTTCCAGGGCGAAGGAG GTTACTACCCCTTCTTGAAGATCTACCAGTCCATGCAGTTGGTCTACACTTCAGGCATATA tgacCTTCAAGGCACTGGAGGCCGGCGTCTGTGTGTGACCATCGAACCGGCGCTGCTGCTGAAGGGTGACATCATG gTCAAGTGCTACCACAGGAGAGCCCAgagtgcagacagagacactgtgtTCAGGCTGCAGTTCCACACCTGCACCATCCATGGATCCCAGCTCTGGTTTGGCAAAGGGGAGTTGGATGAAGCTTGTACAG ATGAGCGTTTTCCTTCTGATGCGACAGTTGAGTTTGTCTTCTCCTCTGGCCCTGAGAAAATCAAAG GCCGTGAGTACCACAAAAATGACCCGGCTGTCACTGTCGACTACAACACTGCTGACCCAGTGGTTCGCTGGGATTCCTATGAGAACTTTAACCAGCGATACCAGGACAGCCTGGAGG ATATTGCCCACACCAGAGGTCCCCTAGATGGCAGTCTCTACGCTCAGATAAAGAAACGCAGAGGTCCCAGCTCTGGTTCTCTCACCTCGACCAATGGCAGCAGCCCAGCAGCAGGCCTCATAGAAGATAGGCCAGATCATCTCATCACTCACGGCTCTGactctgccctctctgcccATTCTATCCATTTAAACCAATCATCTGTTCACCCTGACCGCCAGGAGGAACCCATTCGCCTGCCACCCCCAACtagacaagagagagaggagcttgaACGTCTTCTTGGAGGCATAGAGGGAAACCGAGATGGAGAGCGAGAAACTGCTATCTTGGATGATGGCGATTCCCTGCCCTCTGGGACGCTGAGGCTCAATCGTTCCTGTTCCTGCCGTGATGGTTACCGGTCCCAGCGCTGTGCCGAGCCTGGCTGTGACCGCACACTCCTCATGCCTAATGGTTACTGCCTCGATAGGGCTCCTGGCACCAACGGGCACCACGGGGCAACCCCTTCTGCCAGCCCCAgcccagctgctcctccatcacACATGGATCTGTGTCAGCACTACAGCCCCCACCCTCACCAGTCCCTTCCACCTCCAGACCTGGTGTGGGACCGCCAGAGTGGCCCACCGCACTACCTACGCCGCTCCTGCTCGGAGGCTCCCTCATCTCGACATATCTGTCCATACCCATCACCAGACCTTACCCCTCACTCTCACAACCACCCGCATCACCACCCTCTGTCTGCTCCGGGTCGCCTCTACTGTCGAGAAGATGACTACGGTCCCTAccaccaccctcctccacctcacagCCACCACCATCCCCACTCACACCACCCCAAACCCTCCACCAGCCCTACTTACCATGATATAATGCTAATGGATGGTCTGCCAGCTCCTGGTTGCCCTTGCAGAGACTGCAGCATCAGGAGAGAAGACTCTGCAGCTTATCACAGCCTGAGGCTGGACCGAAATGACAGCTTTCACtgggacagagagacggagctTCAGCAGAGGGAAATGGGGCTTAGGAGAGCCAGGGAGGCAGAGTTACCCAGAGGGTCAGAGCTCCACTGGGAAAGAGATCCTGGCCTGAGACGAGGCAGAGAGTTGTCTCTCCactgggagagagacagggaggctgagctgcagtgggagagggacagagaggctgaataTTGGCACAGGAGGGCCACTGTAGCCTCCTATGGCCCACAGAGTCATGATCTTCCAGCCTTCACATTTGACCCCTTGCCATCAGGTCACCCTGCTTACCCGGAGGCATCGAGGTCCCACGCTCATTCCCACCTGGACCTgaagtacagcagcagcagcagcggttaCCAAACGCCCCGCCAAGTGTGCCCCTGCTCACCTTACCAGCCCTCACCATCTGAAAGCAGGGGCTATGCCTCAGGCTACCAGTCCGAGTCCACGTCACCActgcctccagcttcctccatGACTGGACCCTGTAACCATAGCAACGGCCCAGCAGAGCATAACCATAACCACCACCATCCCCATCCAGACTCACAGCAGTCATACAgctctgactcacacactg ATGGCCTACGGAGCTCTGGTGAAAGTGTGGGCTGGAGGGATCACATTGCCCATGGTTCCTTCAAGAGGGTCCACAGAGATGGCCACGCTGCATGCTCCACACCGTCTGACATGTCTGGACCACCCACTCCTGTCCACACTAGCAGCCCTCTACGTACGCAGGAAAG CCCCAGTCCAGGAGGGAGAGAGTATGAGATCCGGACCACAGACATCATCAGCAGTGACTACGAGGCCCCCCAGCCCCAGGGAGGACACTGTCGTGCTGATATGATCATCCAGGAATCCCCGGAAAACCAAAGAAGCAGCACAGAGCCATCATCCCTGCCACAGGCTGtcaaagacacacagtcacacacaactGCACCTATACAAAGAGAACCCCACAACCACTGCACTGCACCAACAGACCCACCCCCCACCACTCCCCAACAGCAGCACTGTAGCCCAGACACACCACCAGCCTCGACAACGCAGAACACCTCATCTTTTGACTCTGCAACACCAACCACATCAAACCAGGCACTCTGCCAGGCCCCTTCATCCCCTATTCATGCTTCACCTGCACCAGATATACACTCCCACCCtggccccctctctctccagagcCCCCATCcttcagaggctgctgctctgccttCCACTGTGGTTCAGGCAGCATCCCAGCCTCAGAGCCAGACTCACACCCAAGGCTCTGGATTGACAAGACCGACCCCAGCACAGGTCATCACATCTTCTCCAACCAGGGAATCTCACCCAGAAACCCCAAAGCCTGTCACCCCTACCCTGAACGCTACGTCTCCCCCTGCATCTCCAACCCCAGCTTCGCCATCGTCCCCTCAGCACATCTCCAGTAGTATGGAGGGTTCCCCAGTCTCAGATGCCCCAGTTCCTGGCTTTGCCACTTTGGGTAGGAGGTTGATGTTGAGTGGGTCTGACCCCCACCATCCGAACCACATCCAGCAACATGGACCCCAACACAACCACCCAGGCATGgagcacagtgctgctggacacaATCCTGCTCTGGACACTAACAAGAGGCCCTGCTACTCTGCTCACactcctcagctccacccatcCTCCTACTCCAACTATTCCACCATCTCCATCCCCCTTCCTCACCCCCAGCCGCCTCTGCCAGAGAAGCGCCACCCACCCACCCAGTCATGTTCACCCAGTGATGGGATGGGAGCTCTGAGGCCAGCGATGGGCCAAgttcctccctccaccaccagtGCCAGCCAGCATCAGCACCATGTCACGTTCTCTCCCACTGTGGGGGAAATTGCACCCCCTGCAGGCCAAAATGATGTAGAGTCGTCTGTTGAGGCTGAGAATGCGAATAGGGTCAGTGTTAAGTTTGTTCAGGACAGCTCAAGGTTCTGGTACAAGCCTGGCATCTCCAGAGAGCAAG CAATCGCAGCTCTGAAGGAGAGAGAGCCAGGAACCTTCCTGATTAGGGACAGTAACTCTTTCCAGGGGGCCTATGGCCTGGCCCTGAAGGTGGCTACACCTCCTCCCAATGtcaacaaccacaacagcaagg TGAGTGACCCTCTGGAACAGCTGGTCAGACACTTCCTGATAGAAACAGGCCCTCGAGGAGTCAAGATTAAAGGATGTCAGAATGAGCCCTACTTTG GGAGTCTCTCTGCATTAGTCTACCAACACTCTATCACACCCATCTCTTTGCCCTGCGCTCTGAAGATCCCAGAAAAAG ATCTGATTGGGGAGATGCCAGAGGCTCAACCAGTGAGTAACATCAGCACCGCTGCTGACCTGCTGAAACAAGGAGCAG cCTGTAACGTCCTCTACCTGAACTCTGTGGAAACAGAGTCTCTGACCGGCCCCCAGGCCATTGCCAAGGCAACAGATGCTTCCCTGGGTCGCAACCCGCGTCCCACTGCTACTGTAGTCCAGTTCAAGGTGACATCGCAGGGCATCACACTGACCGACAGCCAGCGCAG GGTTTTCTTTAGGAGACATTACCCGGTGAACAGCGTAACTTTCAGCAGCATCGACCCAAAGGACAGGAG GTGGACTAACTCAGACAACACCACTGTTAA GGTGTTTGGTTTCGTAGCCAAGAAGCCGGGCAGCTTGGCGGAGAACGTTTGCCACCTGTTTGCCGAGCTGGACCCCGAACAACCTGCCTCTGCCATCGTCAACTTTATCAACAAGGTCATGTTGTCGCCGCGCCGATAG